The stretch of DNA GGAGCCGGAACATGTCCGTCATGGAGATGTCCTGCCGCAGGCTGCCCTGGCCCTGCCCGCGGACCAGCAGGACGCTAAGGGAGTCCATCAGGGATCCCGTGATGCCGGTCAGGAGCTCACGCCGGCCGGCCACAGCGCCGAGCAGGTTGGCGTCAGCGCTTGCGGCGTCCATCAGGGACTCCAGCACCCGGAACAGCCCGTTGGCGGCATCGATGTCCGCCAAGGCGCCGTCAACCACGGGGTCCACCGAGATCCGCAGCTGGCGGTTCAGTGCGGCCAGGACCAGCTCTTCCTTGTCGGCGAAATTTCGGAAGAGGGTGGCCGGCCCAACGCCGGCGGTGGAAGCGATGGTCTGCAGCGGAACCTCGGGGCCGAACTCCCGGAAACACTGCCGTGCCGCGCTGATGATCTTGTCCACATTCCGCGCTGCGTCGGCGCGGAGGGGCTTGCGGGCAACTGCGAGGCTCATGCGAAAAGGTTAGCAACGGAGCATCCACCCTTCACCGTTACTGAGGGGTAGGAGCCTATTGTGACGGCGGCCCCACCGGGGCGGATTTTGCCCGGTGACGTGCAGTGGCAGACTTGGCCCCATGCTCCTTGCCTTTTCCGTCGCCCCGTCAGGTACTCCCGCAGAAGGTTCCTCCCCCGGCGACGCCTCCGTGCACGACGCCGTTGCTGCCGCGGTAAAGATCGTCCGCGACTCGGGCCTGCCCAACAAGACGGATTCGATGTTCACCACCATCGAAGGTGAATGGGATGAGGTGTTCGACGTCGTCAAACGGGCCACCGAGGCCGTGGGGCGGTACGGCAGCCGCGTTTCGCTGGTGATCAAGGCCGATATCCGGCCTGGCTATTCGGGCGAACTGACGGCCAAGGTGGACCGGCTCGAAGAGGCGCTGACAGACGGCTCCTGAGCAGCCCCTCACCGTGCCCTGCGCTGCCGTGGCAGCCGGTTTGCCGCCCTCCGGAAGCCTCTGGACCGGCTGATCACCGCGTGCCAAACTGTGCCCATGTTCGAGCACAAGCCCCGGCCGGAATGGATTGCCACCGAAGAGTTCCTGTCGCGGGTGGTGGTCCACCCGGACCATGCGCTGGAGCAGGCCATCCGGTCCGCCGCCGAAGCGGGCATGCCGGCCATAGAGGTGGCGCCCAACGCGGGCAAGCTGCTGATGCTCCTGGTGCAGCTCTCCGGTGCGCGGCGGATCCTCGAAATCGGTACGCTTGCCGGCTTCAGCACCATCTGGATGGGCCGCGGGCTGCCTGCCAACGGCACGCTGGTAACCTGCGAGTTCCTCCCCAAACACGCCGAGGTGGCGTGGGCCAACATCGACTTCGCCGGCCTGGGCCAGAAGGTGGAAATCCGGCTGGGCCCGGCGCTGGAAACGCTGGCTGCGCTGGAGGAGGAGGGCCGCGAGCCGTTCGACTTCATCTTCATTGACGCCGATAAGGAGAACAACAGCCGCTACCTTGACTGGGCGGTCCGGCTGGGCAGGCGCGGAGCCACCGTGGTGCTGGACAACACCATCTGGGAAGGGGCTGTCCTGGAACCGGACATGGACCCTGTCAATGCCCCCGGCATCATTGACGCCCTCACCTTGCTGGGGGAACATCCCCGCCTGGATGCCACCGTTATCCAGACGGTGGGCTCCAAGGGCTGGGATGGTTTTGCCCTGGCCCGCATCACCTGACAACACCCTCCGGCGGCCGGATTCCCCATTGATAAGTATGCTTAGAATAAGCGTTCGGCTGGCGGGCAGCCGGACAGGCCGCAATGGAGGTAAACGATGAAGGCATCACCCACCCTTGCCAGCAACCTGCAGATGGTCCTGACGGACCTGATTGAACTGCACCTGCAGGGGAAGCAGGCCCACTGGAACCTCGTGGGCACCAACTTCCGGGACCTGCACCTGCAACTTGATGAAATCGTCACGGCGGCACGGCTGTTCGCCGATGAGGTTGCTGAGCGCATGCGGGCCCTGCACGCCCTGCCCGACGGCCGCAGCAGCACGGTCACAGCGGACAACCGACTGGCTGAATTCCCGGAGGGGCTGACCTCCACGAAAGACACCGTCAAGCTCATCACCGCCCGGCTGGAGCGGACAGTGAAGACCATGCGCGACGTCCACGACGACGTCGACGATGAGGACCCCACCAGCGCGGACGTGCTGCACGCAATCATTGAACGGCTGGAGCAGCTGGCCTGGATGGTCAACGCCGAAACCATGGCGCCCTCCGCCGCGGTGACCGAGCCGGCCAGCAAATAGGTGGCGGCGCGGGACAGCCCGGACACCGGTCGGGGCACACGGCAAGGAAACCCGGAACCCGGCGGCAGCCACGTCCGGCCAGTGCTTCTCGGTTCCACAGCGGAACAGGTGGAGCGGTTTGCCCCCGGGCTGGCAGCGGTGGGCGGCGCAGCGGGGGATGTGCCGGCGCTGCTTCAGCTCGCCGTCGCGGCAGGACGCTCCTGGCCTTTGCCGGGCGAAGGCCGGACTGCTCAGTTGTGGGAGCTGCTCGCTTCCGTAGCTGCCGTGGACGTCGCCGCCGCCCGGGTCTTTGAACCGCACCTGGACGCAGTGGCAATCCTGAAGCAGGCTTCGGCAATTGACGGCGCCGGCGAAGGCTCCTGGGGTGTCTTCGCAGCCGAAGGCCCGGGGCTCCGCCTTAGGGCTACAGCAGACGGCACCGGATACGTCCTGGACGGGTCGAAGCCCTGGTGTTCGCTGGCCGGGCAGCTTGACCACGCGGTCATCACCGCGCACACGGACGACGGCGGCCGGGCAGCGTTCGCCGTTGACCTCCGCCACGCCGGGGTTACGGCGGAGGAGCCGGAATGGATTGCCCGGGGACTTCGCGAGATCCCCAGCGGCACGGTGCACTTCGACCACGTACCTGCTGCGGCTGTGGGCGGCAGCGGCTGGTACCACAGCCGCCCCGGTTTTGCGTGGGGCGGGATGGGAGTGGCGGCGTGCTGGCTCGGGGGAGCGGTGGGTGTTGCCCGCGACTTCCGGGACGGCCTGCGGAAGGCTGCCGAATCGGGCCGCGAGCCGGACCAGCTGGCGCTCGCTGCCCTTGGCGAGACGGACCGGATCATTGTTGCGGCACTGCAGTACCTGGCCAGGGCCGCCGAGCGGGTGGACGCCGCCGGATACGCCGCCGGAAACGCGGCCGGGAGCAGCAGCGGCTGGAGCGAGGCCCAGCGTGTCCGCGGAACTGTTGCCGCCGCCGTCGAACGCGTCCTCCAGCTGGTGACGGCCAACCGGGGCCCCGCACCACTGGCGTTCGACGCCGCGTACGCCAAACGGGTGGCGGACCTGGCGCTCTATGTGAGGCAGCACCACGGGCACCGGGACGACGCCCAGTTAGGCTCCCTGACCCTGAAGGGTGATTGCCCATGGTGACGTTCTCGCACGCGGACCTGGGCACCGCCGAATCCGCCTGGGTGGCGGCCGGATTGTCTGCCGCCCCTGAGCTGCCCCTGGACAGCGGCGAGTTGGCCGCCCTGGGGTTTGTGGTCCTCGCCGCCCACCCCGACGACGAGACCCTGGGCGCGGGAGGGCTGGCAGCGAGCCTGCGGCAGCTGGGGGCGTCCGTTGAGGTGCTGCTCTGCACGGCTGGCGAGGGCTCCCACCCGGAGTCCGCAACCCATACTCCCGAACGCCTCGCCGCGGCCCGTCTGGAAGAGTTCGCGGCAGCCCTCACGGAGTTGGGACTGGAGGGCCGGTGGCGCTTCCTCGGCTTGCCGGACCGCGGACTGGGCCTGCACGCGGACGTCATCGCTGATTCGGTCCGGCAAGCCGCGGCCAAGGCAGCCGGCACCCCGGCGGAACACCGGGACGTGGTGATCGTTGCGCCGTACCGCGCCGACGGCCACGCCGACCACGACGCCCTGGGTGCCGTGGCGGCGGACGTTGCGGCGGAGGGCGGCCACGGCCTACTCGAATATCCCATCTGGTACTGGCACTGGGCCGGCCCGGACCATTCGGACTGGCGGGACTGGATGAGGTTCCACCTGGACCCGCCCGCCCGGCAAGCCAAGGACCGTGCCATGGCCGCGCACGCCACGCAGGTCCTGCCGCTGTCGCCTGCCCCCGGTGACGAAGCGCTGCTCAGCGAGGGCTTCCTGCAGCACTTCGCCAGGGGCTACGAGATGTTTGCCTGGACACCGCCGCGGAAACCGGCGGAACCATCGCATCGCAGCGGCGAGGCCACGGAGATTTTCGACCGCGTGCATCAGCGGACAGAGGACCCCTGGAATTACGGCTCCAGCTGGTACGAACAGCGCAAGCGTGCCCTGACGCTGGCGGCCCTGCCGGAGGCCACCTACGCGGCAGGACTGGAAATCGGCTGCTCCATCGGCACCCTGACGGCGGACCTGGCACCCCGGTGCCGCAGCCTGCTTGCGGTGGATGCCAGCGGGGTGGCCGTGGAACAAGCCAGGCACCGGCTGGCGGCGGCACACCACGTCACCGTGGAACAGGCCGTGCTTCCGGCAGCCTGGCCGGCGGGCTCCTTCGACCTCATCGTGGTGTCCGAGGTGGGCTACTACCTGGCCCGCGATGAGCTTGCCGCCATGTGGGACCGGGTGGAGGCGGCCATGCAGCCCGGCGGGACACTGGTGCTCTGCCACTGGCGCCACCCGGTGGCAGGCTGGGAGCTTGACGGCGAATCCGTCCACGCTCTCGCCAGGGAACGGCTGGGCTGGCGCCAGGCAGGGATGTACAGGGAACGGGATTTCCTCCTGGAGGTCCTCGTGGCTCCCGGGCCGGCCGGGACGGCTCCGGCATGACGGCTTCAACCGGCCACCTTGTCAGCCATCTGGGCGTGGTTGTTCCCGCCCACAACGAAGAGCGGCACCTTGGCGCAGCGCTGGAGGCCGTGGGCACTGCCGCCGGCGTCCTGCAGGGGCAGCGCCCTGGACTGGGCGTCCGCGTGCTGGTGGTCCTGGACGCCTGCACCGACCTGTCGGCGTCAGTGGCTGGCCGGTTCGCTGCGGCAGATCCCCGGTTCAACGTCCTGCAAGCTGATTTCCGCAGCGTGGGGCGGAGCAGGCGGGAAGGGAACCGTGCGGTCCTGGCCGAAGCCGGCGCCCTGGGTGTTCCCGAAAAGGAAATCTGGATTGCCAACACCGACGCCGATTCCCGTGTTCCCGCCCACTGGCTTACCCGGCAACTGGAACTGGCTGAAGCCGGTGCGGACGCTGTGCTTGGCTCCGTGGAGCCCGATTCCGACGGTATGGACACGGGGTTGCTGCAGCGGTGGCACGCCCGGCACCGCCTGCAGGACAACCACCACCACGTCTATGGCGCCAACCTGGGTGTCCGCGCGTCCGCCTACCTCGCAGCCGGCGGATTTCCGGCCACGGAATCCGGTGAGGACCGGAGCCTCGTCAGGAAACTGCGCAGCGGAGGCGCAGTGATCGCCGCTACCGACAGCAACCGCGTCATCACGTCCGGCCGGCTGGAGGCGCGTGCTCCCCGGGGCTTCGCCGGCTACCTCCTGGCCCTTGCCCTTGACCCGCGCGGCGCAGAGAGCTGAGCTGGGGCGGAAGAAACACGAAAGGGCTGCCACGGAGAACGTGGCAGCCCGTTCGGTTGGCGGTCAGACCAGGTCCGGTGCGCTGGCAATGATGTAGTCAGCTGCCGCAGGCCCGGTCATGGAGAGATTGTTGTTATCCGGATCGATGCCCTCCAGCTTCAGGGCTGCCCAGAGCTCTTCAGGCGGCTGGAGCTGGGCCTTATGGATGAGGCACCAGCTGGTGTACAGGCCGTAGAGTTCGTCGCGGCCGAGGCCGAGGCCGGGCTCCTTGGCCGGAACAACGGCTTCGGCAAGAAAGTCTTCAAAATGGTTGGCAGGCATATCCGCTCACAAAGTTTGACCGTGATTTCCGCCGTGTCTGCTTCAGCGGACCCCGACGGCAATTGACCGGCAGGGTAAACATGAAGGTATTTCAGTACGAAGCAATTTGTCCAGTTATGCGAGGCTTTTCCGCCGCCGAATAACCAGGTCATGTGCTGTGCCTGTCCGGACGTGGATAATCCAGGGGGCCGACGGCGACTGGGGGGACTGGCCTCGGTCTCAGAAGAGGCCATCTCACCGCCGGCCCCGCTTAACCCCGGGCTTCTTGCACCCGGGAACTCTTCAGGACCTGATTAATCTTCCACCCATTTCGGGGTCCTGCCTAGTGCCTTTGGTGTCCCCTGTCATCGTCTTCCGGCGTGCCGTGCGCGGCACGGTCGCGGACCTTGTCCCGGACCCGTTCCCGGTGCGGTTCGGAGGGCGCGTTTTCCCCGGCGTCCGTGGCCTGGGAGTCGCCGCTGCCCCCGTTTTCGGCGGCATACTTCTCACGCAGTTCGCGGCCGTGCCTGATGTCTTCCTCTTCCTGCGCCTGCAGCTTCTCACTCTTTTTCGTGTCGCGCGGGGGCAGCTGGATGGTTTCCTCGGCCTTGATGCCGGCCTGGAGCTGGCGGCCGCGTTCCGTCTCGGCGTCGAACTCGGCACCGAAGAGCAGCGACATGTTGAGGATCCAAAGCCACAGCAGCATGACGATCACGCCGCCCAGGGCGCCGTAGGTCTTGTTGTAGTTGCCGAAGTTGCCCACATAGAAGCCAAATCCGAGGGAAGCCAACAGGAAAACCACCAGGGCGATGCCGGACCCCATGCTCATCCACTTGAACTTAGGCTGCTTGACGTTGGGTGTTGCGTAGTAGAGAACGGCGATGATGACAATGATGAGCACCACCATCACGGGCCACTTGGCGATGTTCCACACCGCGAGGAAGACCCCACTGAGTCCAATGAAGCCCCCCACGGCTTCCGCCACGGGGCCGCTCAGGACCAGCATGCCGGCCAGGATGGCGATGATGACGATGGCGAGCAGCGTGACGGCCAGCATGGTGCCGCGCAGCTTAACGAAGGGACGCCCCTCGTCCACCTCATACACGCGGTTAAGGGCACGGCCGAACGCACCCACATACCCTGATGCCGACCACAGCGCGGTGCCAAGGCCGATTACCAGGGTGAATCCCGCCGCCGGTGCGTTGGCCAGGTCCTTCACAACCCCGCCGATGGTGTCCATAGTCTCGCCCGGGACAAATCCGCTGACGATCTGCAGGAGCGCATCGGTGGTCTTCTGCGGATCCCCGAACAGCCCGACCAGGGACACCAGAGCCAGGATTGCCGGGAACAATGACAGGACGGCGTAATAGGTCAGCGAAGCGGCGAGATCGGGGCACTGGTCCTTGCTGAACTCGCGCAGTGTCTTCTTGGCGATGTACTTCCAGTTCGGCTTGTCCAGCTCCCTGGGGCTGTCAGGTTTCCTGGAGTCGTTCGGATCCGGTGCCTGACCAGCCTTCGCGGTACTGGTTTCGGATGCGTCATGAGTTGCCATGGGGGGTGTCCTCTCGGTCAGGGGGGCCAACCGGACAGGCCGGCACCGCGGGAGGGCGGGGCCGGCCTGTCGTGAAATGCAGTTGCCTACGGAATGACGTGCAGTTGCCGCGCCTGCCTAGGTGTTTTGGATGGTGTCTTTGGCGGTGGTGGCGCGGTCTTTGACGTCGGTGGCGGCGTCTTGGCTGTCGGTTTTGACGTGTTCGATGCCGTCGGTGGCGGTGGTTTTGACGTTGTCCATGGCGTGTTGGGCTGGTTCTTTGAGGTCCTGGACCATGCCTTTGGCGGCGTCGGTGAGTTCGGTGGTGAGGGGTTCGGCGGCGGTTTTGAGCTGGTCTGCTGCTTGGCGTTCTTTGTCGCTGGCGGGGATCAGGGAGGAGATCAGCATGCCTGCGCCGAAGGCGATGAGGCCGGCGGCGAGGGGGTTGCCCTGGGTTTTGGCTTTGACCCGGTCCGGTGTGGCGGCGACGGTGTGGCCGGCGTCGGAGAGGGTGGAGGCGACGTTGTCTTTGGCGTCGTGGAGGCTTTCGCCGGTGCTGTGCAGGGCGTTGGTGGTGTGTCCGGCACTGCTTTGTGCACCGTGGTGCAACGTGTCCTGCACTCGGGTGGTGGTGTGGTCTGCTGCTCCCATGATTTTCTCCTTTACCCCTGATACCGCGTCTTTGACCTTGTCGGTTTGGCGGTGGACGATGTTCGAGGGGGTGACTTTGTCGGCGACGGCGTCGACGTTGGTGCCGAGGCGTGCGCGGGTGGCTTCGATGTCTGCTCGGATTGCGTCGGGGTTCTCGCTCATCGGTTTACCTCACCTGGTTTGAGGGTCGGGGGGATTTCGGCGAGGGTTTCGCCGGTTTGGGGCAGGCCCTTGATTTCTTTGAGGTTCTTGCGGCCGATGCTGGCCAGGATGGCGGCGGTGATGGCCCAGATGACGGCGACGATCACGGCGGCCCAGCCCAGGGGCATGAAGGCGCCGAGGGCAAACATCAGGGCCAGGGACAGGAAGATCAGGACGAAGTGGCCTGCGACGCCGGCGCCGGCGAGCATGCCGCCGCCTTTGCCGGCGCGGGTGGCGGATTGTTTGAGTTCGGCTTTGGCGAGCTCGACTTCCTGGCGCATCAGGGTGGACAAGTCCCGGGTGACATCACCAAGGAGATCCCCCAGGGAGGCGTTGTCCGCCTTCTGATGCGCCACGTTCGGCGACTCAGGAATCTGGCTACTCATCACAACCTGCCGGACTCGCCGTCCGCGGACCGGTCGCGGGTGCGTGGGTCGTTGGCCAGGGGGTCATCCGCGAGCTCGCGGTCGTAGACGGGGTCTTCGGCGATCCTGTTTCCGGACCAAGGCTCTTCAACCAACTGGGGGCTGTCCAGCCCGCTGGCCGGGCGGGCAGGTTCCGGATATCCGCTGCCGGGAGCGCCGCCGTCGTACCCTGCCGTGGTGGTCGCCGGGCCGGGCAGCTGCACCGGCGGGGGCGGGACGGTACCGCCGGCCGGCGGGTAGGACTCGCTGAACTGGTCGCCATATCCGGTTCCCGAGTACTGGAGTCCGCCGGAGTGCCTGCCCGGGGTGCCGGACGTGCCGGTGCCGGAGGAAGCCTCGGGGGCGCCGGCCGTGAGGCTGCGCGTCAGCCGGCCGGCCAAGACGCCTGCGCCTGCCGCAAGCAGGAGGAATGTGCCGGGCTTGTTGCGGGCAAACCGCTGCACGTCGCCCAACAGGTCACCGGGTTCCCTGCTTTCCAGCCAAGAAGCGACGGAAGAGCTGCGCTCGGCCGCCTGCCGGATCAGGTCGCTCGCCACACCCTGTTGCTCCGGGGCGGTGGCCATGCTGTGCAGCTGGTCGGAAATATTCCGGATCCCCTGCGCGGCCTTCTGCTGCTGGGCACCTGCCTCGCTGGTGAGGCCGGTCTTCGCCTGGTTCATCAGGTCCTTGGCGTTGGTCTTTGCCTCGGCCGCGACGTTGGCGGCTTCTTCCTTCGCCGTATGCGCCACATCCTTGGCCGCGGAGGTTGCCTGGCCTGCCACATCCGAGGCCTCCGACCTTGCTGCGTCAGTCTTCGAACCGCCGGACGGATTGCCGGCTTGGTAACCGTCTGCCTGGTATCCGCCCGTCCCGGGTGCAGGCGTCTGTGGAGTTGTGGTGGTGGGGAACGTGGTTGCAGTCCGCTCGCTGGGAATTCCTGTATTGGCCGGGGGAACCGCGTTGGGGTCCTCAGGCCATTGGTTCTCTGTCATCTTCCATCTCTCTTTCCAAGAAGGCCGGTTGTTGATCAAGAACCAGCAATACTGGCCGTAAAATGATAAGCATGATTACTAATGAAAGGTAAGTACCCTTCGTAAACGAGTTCTAACCGAACCCTGAATGTCAGCCGGACGGCGAGGGCCTGCCCGGTCACATCTGAAGTGGAAAGTGGTGGGTAGCGTGGAAACAGCTCCATGGATTTGGATAATCATTGCCGTCGTTGTGGTGTTACTGATTGTTGTCCTGCTGATGAGCGGGCGGCGCCGGAAGGCCGTCCAGGAAAAGCGCGAGCAGGAACACCGCGAAAAAGCGGCAGAAATCCGCAGGGAAGCGGAAACCAAGGAAATTGATGCCCGCGAGCGTGAGGCCAAGGCCGCCCGCGCACGCGCTGACGCCGAGCAGGCGCAGGTCAACGCCGCACGCCTTCGCCAGGAAGCCGATGAAAAGGCCCGTGAGGCAGGTTCGCTCCGCAACGAGGTTGCCGATCACACACGCAAGGCTGACGAGATAGATCCCGATGTCACCACCGACGCCGGCCGGCGGGGCCGCAGGGCCGACGACGGCGCGCAGCGTACGCACCAGTCTGACGTGGCCAGCGGAACAGCCGGCCACGCACACGATGAGCGCGTTCAGGACGGCCAGGCACACACAACCCATTCGCACGATGACCGGGCGTTCGGCGGCCAGGCTGCAACCGGCCGTGACAGTGCACGCGATGACCGGATCTACGGCGACCCGGTGTACGGCGACCACGCGGGGAGCAGCCGCGAGGCTGACTCGCCCGGGCCGGTGGCCGGGCAGGGCGCTCCCGGTGCCGACGGCGGGACCCTTGCTGATGAACGGCGCCCCGGCGAGCCGGATCCGCGCCTGGAACGGGACCGTCAGCCCGGCGGCGCCGTAGACTCCGGCGCTGACCAGGCCCGGCGTGCGGAGCGTAATCCGCGCGACGGAATCTAGGCGCCGGGGAGCCGTCGCGACTACGGGTCGCTTCGCGGTTCCAGCACGGGGGAGGGCGCTACTCCCTTCCCCGTTCCCATGCCGTCCAACACTTCCCGGACTGCATCCGCCGCTGAAGTCTTTGCCTCCCACCCCAAAATCCGCTGCGCCCGCCGGGTATCCATCACGGGTGCTCCGGCGGCCATCTCCACCCATCCCGAATCGGTGGGTTGAAGCCGCAGCCGCCACGCCAGCCCGGCGGCCCGGTGAAGCAGCCACATGGGCACGGGGAGGATTCTCCTGGCGCCCAGGATCCGGCCCAGCTCCTGGGGATCGAGGACCGGTTCGGCCGCAATGTTGAAGGCGCCGCTGGCCCTCTGGTCCACCACGCGCCAATAGGCCTCGGCCACGTCGTCGGCATGCACCGCCTGAAACACCAGGTTGTCCGGCGCAGGCAGCAGCGGGATCCGCAGCCTGCCGGGCAGCAGCCGTGGAATGACCGGCCCCAGGAAGTAGCGGCCAATTTCGCTGCCGGCGTCGCCCTGGAAGATCAGGCCCGGGCGGAGCCTGGCCACGGCAATGCCGGGCTCGGACTCTGCGAACCGGTCCAGCAGCGCTTCCTGCTCAGCCTTGTGCCGGCTGTAATGGGAGCCCTGCATTCCCTCAACGGGCCAGGATTCATCCCGGCGCCCGTCCTTGGACGACCTGCTGTAGGCGCCCACCGAGGAAGCGCAGACCACCTGCTTGACCCCCGCGGCCCGGGCGGCGTCCAGTACATGCCTGGTCCCGACGACGTTCGTCCGGTACAGCTGCTCCAGGTCCCGGTTGGGCTGGATCTGCCACGCCAGATGGACGACGGCGTCAGCTCCTTCCAGCGCTGCTGCCAGCTTTTGGCGGTGCTGCTCCAGCCCCACATCGAGGGTGTGCCAGTCCACCCCTGCGTACGGGGCCTGGCTGGTATCCGGCAGGCGGCGGCTGATTCCGGCGAGCTGGAGGCTTCCCGGTTTCCTGGTGAGCTGGCCCTGCAGGTTCCGCAGGAGGGCCGTGCCGGCGTTTCCGCTCGCCCCGGTGATGACAATCCGCATGAGGGTGCTCCTGACGCACAGTGGAGGAACTGCGTACCAGACGAGCCTATCGCCGAGAAGGATTGTTTTATAAGCAGGCTTATGATTTGCTGCTTCTAAGTCTTGCCGCAGGCTTTCGGAACCATCCCCGAGGGAACCAACGTCAATGCCAGAATCCTTCTCTCCAGCAGCCGTGGACTCACCATACATCCATGAGGTTCAGTCGACGCCGATTCAAAAAACCGCCTCACCCCACGATTCCCAGGCCAGGTCCGGGCAATTGCGGGAGACATTCGAAAACGACCTGGTGCTGGGCTACCTGGACCTCGCCGAAGCACTGGCCGCGCGTTTCGAAGCCCGCGGCCGCGAACGGGCGGACTTGAACCAGGTGGCCTACCTGGGACTGGTCAAGGCCGCCCGCGGTTTCGACAGGTCCAAGGGCGAGAGCTTTCCTGCCTACGCCGCCCCCACCATCACCGGGGAACTGAAGAGGTACCTCCGCGACAGGACCTGGGTGGTCCGCCCGCCGCGGAACATCCAGGATCTGCGCACCCGGTTGTTCAGGGCCGAGCCGGAACTGACCCAGGCGCTGGGCAGGAGCCCCAGCGTGGAAGAGCTCGCCGGTGAACTGGAAACAGACCCGGCGGCAGTGCAGGAAGCCATGTCGGCATCCAGCAGCATGCACCCGGACTCCCTGGATGCGGTCAACCCCAACTCGGATGCGCCCTCCATAGGTGACATGCTCGCCTGCCCGGACACGCCCCTGGAACGGCTGGAGGAACTGGCCTGCCTGCGCGACGCCATGCATGACCTGGCCCCGGCGGACAGGGAACTGCTCTACCGCCGCTACTTCTGCGAGGAAACCCAGGTGCAACTGGGTAAGCGGCTGGGAATGTCGCAAATGCAGGTCTCACGCCGGCTGGCCCGGGTACTGGTGGAACTCCAGCACCGCCTCGAAAACAGCTCCCGGCTCGACGAACCATCCGGCGGGTGCCCCGGCACCCCGGCTTCCTTGGGGCGGGCGCAGGCCCAACGGGCACGGCACTCGCAGCCGGAACGTGCCCGGCGCCGCGGCTTCGGCCGCCCGTCGACGCCCTGAGCGGAATTTACTGACTTCGCACCCCGCCAGGGCCGGGGCGCACCACACCACCGATTTCCTATCTTGCCTGTTCAGCGGGCCGGACACGTTGCTGTCCGGCTCCCGGTGCGACGTTGGCCTGTTTAGGAGCGGCAGCAGGAGGGAACAGGAGTGACATGGTAAGCCCCGCAACTGCCAAGATCCGCGCCGTCCTGTTCGACCGGGACGGCACCCTGGTGGTCGATGTTCCCTACAACGGGAACCCGGCCCTGGTACGGCCAGTGCCCGGTGCAAGGGAGGTGCTGGACGCCCTCCGTGCCCGCGGCATCGCCACGGGCGTGGTCAGCAACCAGTCCGGCATTGCCCGTGGACTCATCAGCGAGGACGACGTTGCCAGCGTCAATGCCAGGGTGGAAGAACTCCTGGGCCCCTTCGACGTGTGGGAAGTCTGCCCGCACTCGGACCAGGACAACTGCTCCTGCCGCAAACCGGCACCGGGAATGGTCCACAGCGCCTGCAGGAAGCTGGGCATCGACGAATCAGAGGCTGTCCTGATCGGCGACATCGGCGCCGACGTCCTGGCCGCCGAGGCGGCCGGGGCCACCGGCGTCCTGGTTCCCACCCCGGTGACCAGGGCCGAGGAAGTGGCCGCCGCCCGGCTGGTGGCCCGCGA from Pseudarthrobacter chlorophenolicus A6 encodes:
- a CDS encoding TetR/AcrR family transcriptional regulator; the protein is MSLAVARKPLRADAARNVDKIISAARQCFREFGPEVPLQTIASTAGVGPATLFRNFADKEELVLAALNRQLRISVDPVVDGALADIDAANGLFRVLESLMDAASADANLLGAVAGRRELLTGITGSLMDSLSVLLVRGQGQGSLRQDISMTDMFRLLAMLISVVDTMEPGSDAWRRPLALVEDAIRSTRPARPLPAHVPVPATATAQPSNLRD
- a CDS encoding thiamine-binding protein, whose translation is MLLAFSVAPSGTPAEGSSPGDASVHDAVAAAVKIVRDSGLPNKTDSMFTTIEGEWDEVFDVVKRATEAVGRYGSRVSLVIKADIRPGYSGELTAKVDRLEEALTDGS
- a CDS encoding O-methyltransferase codes for the protein MFEHKPRPEWIATEEFLSRVVVHPDHALEQAIRSAAEAGMPAIEVAPNAGKLLMLLVQLSGARRILEIGTLAGFSTIWMGRGLPANGTLVTCEFLPKHAEVAWANIDFAGLGQKVEIRLGPALETLAALEEEGREPFDFIFIDADKENNSRYLDWAVRLGRRGATVVLDNTIWEGAVLEPDMDPVNAPGIIDALTLLGEHPRLDATVIQTVGSKGWDGFALARIT
- a CDS encoding Dps family protein, which codes for MKASPTLASNLQMVLTDLIELHLQGKQAHWNLVGTNFRDLHLQLDEIVTAARLFADEVAERMRALHALPDGRSSTVTADNRLAEFPEGLTSTKDTVKLITARLERTVKTMRDVHDDVDDEDPTSADVLHAIIERLEQLAWMVNAETMAPSAAVTEPASK
- a CDS encoding acyl-CoA dehydrogenase family protein, whose protein sequence is MLLGSTAEQVERFAPGLAAVGGAAGDVPALLQLAVAAGRSWPLPGEGRTAQLWELLASVAAVDVAAARVFEPHLDAVAILKQASAIDGAGEGSWGVFAAEGPGLRLRATADGTGYVLDGSKPWCSLAGQLDHAVITAHTDDGGRAAFAVDLRHAGVTAEEPEWIARGLREIPSGTVHFDHVPAAAVGGSGWYHSRPGFAWGGMGVAACWLGGAVGVARDFRDGLRKAAESGREPDQLALAALGETDRIIVAALQYLARAAERVDAAGYAAGNAAGSSSGWSEAQRVRGTVAAAVERVLQLVTANRGPAPLAFDAAYAKRVADLALYVRQHHGHRDDAQLGSLTLKGDCPW
- a CDS encoding bifunctional PIG-L family deacetylase/class I SAM-dependent methyltransferase, with translation MVTFSHADLGTAESAWVAAGLSAAPELPLDSGELAALGFVVLAAHPDDETLGAGGLAASLRQLGASVEVLLCTAGEGSHPESATHTPERLAAARLEEFAAALTELGLEGRWRFLGLPDRGLGLHADVIADSVRQAAAKAAGTPAEHRDVVIVAPYRADGHADHDALGAVAADVAAEGGHGLLEYPIWYWHWAGPDHSDWRDWMRFHLDPPARQAKDRAMAAHATQVLPLSPAPGDEALLSEGFLQHFARGYEMFAWTPPRKPAEPSHRSGEATEIFDRVHQRTEDPWNYGSSWYEQRKRALTLAALPEATYAAGLEIGCSIGTLTADLAPRCRSLLAVDASGVAVEQARHRLAAAHHVTVEQAVLPAAWPAGSFDLIVVSEVGYYLARDELAAMWDRVEAAMQPGGTLVLCHWRHPVAGWELDGESVHALARERLGWRQAGMYRERDFLLEVLVAPGPAGTAPA
- a CDS encoding glycosyltransferase encodes the protein MTASTGHLVSHLGVVVPAHNEERHLGAALEAVGTAAGVLQGQRPGLGVRVLVVLDACTDLSASVAGRFAAADPRFNVLQADFRSVGRSRREGNRAVLAEAGALGVPEKEIWIANTDADSRVPAHWLTRQLELAEAGADAVLGSVEPDSDGMDTGLLQRWHARHRLQDNHHHVYGANLGVRASAYLAAGGFPATESGEDRSLVRKLRSGGAVIAATDSNRVITSGRLEARAPRGFAGYLLALALDPRGAES
- a CDS encoding YihY/virulence factor BrkB family protein; its protein translation is MATHDASETSTAKAGQAPDPNDSRKPDSPRELDKPNWKYIAKKTLREFSKDQCPDLAASLTYYAVLSLFPAILALVSLVGLFGDPQKTTDALLQIVSGFVPGETMDTIGGVVKDLANAPAAGFTLVIGLGTALWSASGYVGAFGRALNRVYEVDEGRPFVKLRGTMLAVTLLAIVIIAILAGMLVLSGPVAEAVGGFIGLSGVFLAVWNIAKWPVMVVLIIVIIAVLYYATPNVKQPKFKWMSMGSGIALVVFLLASLGFGFYVGNFGNYNKTYGALGGVIVMLLWLWILNMSLLFGAEFDAETERGRQLQAGIKAEETIQLPPRDTKKSEKLQAQEEEDIRHGRELREKYAAENGGSGDSQATDAGENAPSEPHRERVRDKVRDRAAHGTPEDDDRGHQRH